The following coding sequences lie in one Dunckerocampus dactyliophorus isolate RoL2022-P2 chromosome 4, RoL_Ddac_1.1, whole genome shotgun sequence genomic window:
- the sv2ca gene encoding synaptic vesicle glycoprotein 2Ca: MEDTYNNRTSLVKGAKDMVKEAKRQATKKVNKVVDRATDEYSSHHNYSRFQDDEVDDEEFYRNPPGQDGEGYHDNDEGSSDATEGHDDEDEIYEGEYQGVPSTGDRKHKEGQVALGQPMSDAMRDRKELEQERQADEEELAQQYELIIQECGHGRFQWQLFLVLGLALMSDGVEVFVVGFVLPSAETDMCVPNSSSGWLGSIVYLGMMLGAFFWGGMSDKVGRRQCLLICMSTNGFFAFLSSFVQGYGFFLVCRLAAGFGIGGAVPIVFSFFAEVLSREKRGEHLSWLCMFWMIGEIYASAMAWAIIPHYGWSFSMGSAYQFHSWRVFVVVCALPCVCAVVALTFMPESPRFYLEVGKHDEAWMILKQIHDTNMRARGQPEKVFSVNRIKIPKQLDELVEMESESGNPVSKAIFRMKAEIHGIYLNLMKCFNYPMRENMIRLAVVWLTLSFGYYGLSVWFPDVIKHLQADEYASKVQMHSNERIADFTFNFTLENQIHKNGLFINDRFISMKLKSVTFIDSTFRHCYFDDVTSVGSYFHNCTFIDAFFFNTDIDDSKLIDGTEVVNSTFTHNKTGCQMTFDDDYSAYWVYFINFLGTLAVLPGNIVSALLMDKTGRLSMLGGSMVLSGISCFFLWFGTSESMMIFMLCLYNGLSISAWNSLDVVTTESFPTARRGTGFGFCNALCKMAAVLGNLIFGSLVGITKAIPILMASSVLVTGGLVGLRLPDTRANVLM, from the exons ATGGAGGACACATACAATAACAGGACTTCCCTGGTTAAAGGGGCTAAGGACATGGTGAAGGAGGCAAAGCGTCAGGCAACAAAGAAGGTCAACAAAGTGGTGGACCGTGCCACGGACGAGTATTCATCCCATCACAACTACTCACGATTCCAGGACGATGAGGTTGATGATGAGGAATTCTACAGGAATCCACCTGGGCAAGATGGAGAGGGTTACCATGACAACGATGAGGGCTCCAGCGATGCCACAGAGGGCCATGACGACGAGGACGAGATTTACGAGGGCGAGTACCAGGGGGTGCCCTCCACGGGAGACAGGAAGCATAAGGAGGGCCAAGTGGCCTTGGGGCAACCCATGTCAGATGCAATGAGGGACAGAAAGGAGCTGGAACAGGAGCGACAGGCTGATGAGGAGGAGCTGGCGCAGCAGTACGAGCTGATCATCCAAGAGTGTGGCCACGGGAGGTTCCAGTGGCAGCTGTTCCTGGTTCTTGGATTGGCCCTCATGTCTGATGGGGTGGAGGTGTTTGTTGTGGGCTTTGTGCTTCCAAGTGCAGAGACAGACATGTGTGTGCCCAACTCCAGCTCTGGATGGCTAG GGAGCATTGTTTACCTGGGGATGATGCTCGGCGCATTCTTTTGGGGAGGAATGTCTGACAAAGTGGGCCGGAGACAGTGCCTCCTCATTTGCATGTCCACCAACGGCTTCTTCGCCTTCCTGTCATCTTTTGTTCAGGGATACGGCTTCTTCCTTGTTTGCCGCCTCGCCGCCGGGTTCGG GATAGGAGGTGCTGTGCCCATCGTTTTCTCCTTCTTTGCAGAGGTGTTATCCAGGGAGAAAAGAGGTGAACACCTCAGCTGGCTGTGTATGTTTTGGATGATTGGTGAGATCTACGCTTCGGCCATGGCCTGGGCCATTATCCCTCACTATG GATGGAGTTTCAGCATGGGCTCAGCGTACCAGTTCCACAGTTGGAGGGTGTTTGTGGTCGTCTGTGCCCTGCCTTGTGTGTGCGCTGTGGTCGCACTTACCTTCATGCCTGAAAGCCCCAGATTTTACCTcgag GTGGGGAAGCATGACGAAGCCTGGATGATCCTCAAACAAATCCACGACACCAACATGAGAGCACGTGGGCAGCCAGAGAAAGTCTTCAGC GTGAACAGGATAAAGATCCCAAAGCAGCTTGATGAATTGGTTGAAATGGAGTCAGAGTCTGGAAATCCAGTTTCCAAAGCTATCTTCCGGATGAAGGCCGAAATCCATGGG ATCTATCTGAATCTCATGAAGTGTTTCAACTACCCGATGCGAGAAAACATGATACGACTCGCCGTAGTGTGGCTCACGCTGTCGTTTGG GTATTATGGTCTGTCTGTCTGGTTTCCTGATGTCATCAAACACCTCCAGGCGGACGAATATGCCTCCAAAGTCCAAATGCACAGCAACGAACGCATCGCAGACTTCACCTTCAACTTCACACTGGAGAACCAGATACACAAAAATGGCCTTTTTATCAACGATCG ATTCATCAGCATGAAGCTAAAATCTGTCACCTTTATCGACTCAACCTTTCGTCACTGCTACTTTGATGATGTCACGTCGGTGGGCTCCTATTTCCATAATTGCACTTTCATCGATGCGTTCTTCTTTAACACAG ACATTGATGACTCCAAGCTGATTGATGGTACCGAGGTGGTCAACAGCACATTCACACACAACAAGACAGGATGCCAGATGACTTTTGATGATGATTACAGCGCCTACTGGGTTTACTTCATCAACTTCTTGGGAACCCTGGCAGTTCTGCCTGGGAACATCGTGTCCGCTCTTCTCATGGATAAAACGGGCCGTCTGTCTATGTTAG GTGGCTCTATGGTGTTGTCTGGCATCAGCTGCTTCTTCTTGTGGTTTGGTACCAGTGAGTCTATGATGATTTTCATGCTGTGCCTTTACAACGGCCTGAGTATCTCTGCCTGGAACTCCCTGGACGTAGTCACAACTGAATCCTTCCCGACTGCCAGAAG AGGAACAGGGTTTGGATTCTGCAATGCATTGTGTAAGATGGCTGCAGTCTTGGGGAACCTGATTtttggttctctggttggcatcACAAAGGCAATACCCATCCTAATGGCGTCCTCGGTGCTGGTGACAGGAGGTCTGGTGGGCCTTCGCTTGCCTGATACCAGGGCCAATGTCCTCATGTAA